Proteins encoded in a region of the Stieleria neptunia genome:
- a CDS encoding acyl-CoA dehydrogenase family protein, translated as MSLEIDPTTTDATSPVVTPGKAPVKPSGTKRERQNNQAESATTSEKPTESFAEIALRLGGASVDEAQRTGVIDTADDQVEDLFAEQHKTTHSPIHRAVWDRRVPTELFAPNLALPSGDVARVVDRSLSIVRTHRKLGSLTDANGKISDEVLRDLGDAGYWGLLVGREYGGWGATMRDFARMITQMATIDPTVAGLASVHGCIGAVDPLRAFGSEDQKRRFLPGLADGTRLSAFALTEPGAGSDLTALRTTAVRDGDDYVVNGEKLFITNATFGRTIGLVCKIDGVPSVLIVELPQRETESFQINRYGIYALRRAQNNGLVFKNFRVPAANRLIPQRGDGLTIAYHGLNLGRVSLCANAAGAMRWMLAEMLPWARYRETYGQAIEKRELVRRRVGHLAGLIVACDALTHWCANLLDQGYRGEMECIIAKIFGSEAQKEAAIELFMKTHGGRSFLAGHLFGDNVHDFLAPCIYEGEGEMLGMAFFKSLVKQHGKQHFEPIGRTLHERGIKTPNLANPMHLWALRRPMLGYAKWYVGRTLRPSQWSRLPAKNTSQELDRHVRFAKRYLSASGMAISGTMRRHQLKLADRQCRMSALSLQIQNAVTMLVTALYAAGQNDPVTRAAADTVCRELKRRITGGHPSDNDFRQVTSLGATIAEDGWNELLGVEAGSILQGYKSNGN; from the coding sequence ATGAGTTTAGAAATCGATCCGACCACGACCGACGCGACCAGTCCGGTGGTGACTCCGGGCAAGGCACCGGTGAAGCCATCGGGGACGAAGCGGGAGCGGCAGAATAATCAAGCGGAATCCGCGACGACGTCCGAGAAGCCGACCGAGTCGTTTGCCGAGATCGCACTGCGGCTCGGCGGCGCGTCGGTCGACGAGGCGCAGCGGACCGGCGTGATTGATACCGCCGACGATCAGGTCGAAGATCTGTTCGCCGAGCAGCACAAAACGACTCACAGCCCGATCCACCGTGCGGTCTGGGATCGTCGCGTGCCGACAGAATTGTTCGCGCCGAATCTCGCCCTGCCCAGCGGTGACGTGGCACGCGTCGTCGACCGCTCGCTGAGCATCGTGCGGACACATCGCAAACTCGGTTCGTTGACTGATGCGAACGGCAAGATCAGTGACGAAGTGCTGCGTGATCTGGGTGACGCCGGATACTGGGGCTTGCTGGTCGGCCGCGAGTACGGCGGTTGGGGCGCGACCATGCGTGATTTCGCCAGGATGATCACGCAAATGGCGACGATCGATCCGACCGTGGCCGGATTGGCATCGGTTCATGGTTGCATCGGCGCGGTCGACCCGCTGCGGGCTTTCGGCAGCGAAGATCAAAAGCGTCGTTTCTTGCCGGGCCTGGCCGACGGAACCCGGCTGTCGGCGTTCGCGCTGACCGAACCGGGGGCCGGAAGCGATTTGACGGCGTTGCGGACGACCGCCGTTCGTGATGGGGATGACTATGTGGTCAACGGAGAGAAACTGTTCATCACCAATGCGACCTTCGGCCGTACGATCGGCTTGGTATGCAAAATCGATGGCGTTCCCAGTGTCTTGATCGTTGAATTGCCGCAGCGGGAAACGGAATCGTTTCAGATCAACCGCTACGGGATCTACGCGTTGCGGCGTGCGCAGAACAACGGATTGGTTTTCAAAAACTTTCGTGTCCCGGCGGCCAATCGTTTGATCCCACAACGGGGCGATGGTTTGACGATCGCGTACCACGGCCTGAATCTGGGCCGTGTGTCGTTGTGTGCCAACGCGGCCGGCGCGATGCGTTGGATGTTGGCGGAGATGTTGCCGTGGGCCCGCTACCGCGAAACGTATGGACAAGCGATCGAAAAACGCGAACTGGTTCGCCGCCGCGTCGGACATCTGGCCGGACTGATCGTTGCGTGCGATGCCCTCACCCACTGGTGTGCCAACCTGCTCGACCAGGGATACCGTGGCGAAATGGAATGCATCATCGCCAAGATCTTTGGCAGTGAAGCCCAAAAGGAGGCGGCGATCGAATTGTTCATGAAGACGCATGGAGGCCGCTCGTTCTTGGCCGGACACCTGTTCGGTGACAACGTCCATGATTTCCTGGCCCCTTGCATCTACGAAGGCGAAGGCGAGATGCTGGGGATGGCGTTCTTCAAGTCGCTGGTCAAGCAACACGGCAAACAGCACTTTGAGCCGATCGGACGAACGCTGCATGAACGGGGCATCAAAACCCCCAACCTGGCCAACCCGATGCATCTGTGGGCGCTGCGCCGGCCGATGTTGGGCTACGCGAAATGGTACGTCGGTCGAACGCTGCGTCCCTCGCAATGGAGCAGACTGCCCGCCAAGAACACGTCGCAGGAACTCGACCGCCATGTCCGCTTCGCCAAACGCTACTTGTCCGCCAGCGGAATGGCGATCAGCGGCACGATGCGCCGGCACCAGTTGAAACTGGCTGACCGTCAATGCCGGATGTCGGCGCTGTCGCTGCAGATTCAAAACGCGGTCACGATGCTGGTCACGGCACTTTACGCCGCGGGTCAAAACGATCCGGTCACGCGGGCGGCCGCCGATACGGTTTGCCGTGAACTGAAGCGTCGGATCACGGGCGGACATCCGAGCGACAACGATTTTCGCCAGGTCACTTCGCTGGGGGCGACGATCGCCGAGGATGGATGGAATGAATTGCTGGGCGTCGAAGCCGGGTCGATTCTGCAAGGGTACAAATCGAACGGAAACTAG
- a CDS encoding patatin-like phospholipase family protein, with product MKMIEAADRNQVLSMGGPVNCETNRRAVIALGGGGARGLAHLGVMEAIGESGVRTERIVGVSIGSLMGGLCAVDSDIKQVQAKAIGLLHSPVFSEKCRQLMAAASKVSAGNRKQSQQVGPADWFGLWYRRLERIMRHGHRLTKIVRGPSILSDEILHEAINALIPDIDLSETSIPLSIVAADLKSGHRVVLERGPLRKAILASTAIPGFFPPIQWDDMLLSDIGVLDAIPLSIAKSYASDLTIGVDVGSSVQRIDTFGTAIDVVMRMEEIGERLCRRHSLPHADILIRPDVGYRPWYDFTEPTALIHSGLQAARAALRHVISVRGAG from the coding sequence ATGAAGATGATTGAAGCCGCTGACAGGAATCAAGTCTTGTCGATGGGCGGACCGGTGAACTGCGAAACCAACCGTCGCGCGGTGATCGCGTTGGGCGGTGGCGGCGCGCGGGGGCTCGCGCATTTAGGTGTCATGGAGGCGATCGGTGAATCGGGAGTTCGAACCGAGCGCATCGTTGGGGTCAGCATCGGAAGTTTGATGGGCGGCTTGTGCGCCGTCGATTCCGACATCAAACAGGTGCAGGCCAAAGCGATCGGACTCCTGCATTCACCGGTCTTTTCAGAAAAATGCCGCCAGCTGATGGCGGCGGCTTCGAAGGTGTCGGCCGGCAATCGCAAGCAGTCGCAACAAGTCGGACCTGCCGATTGGTTTGGGCTGTGGTACCGTCGTTTGGAACGCATCATGCGCCACGGTCACCGATTGACGAAGATTGTGCGTGGTCCGTCGATTCTTTCCGATGAGATCTTGCACGAAGCGATCAACGCCTTGATTCCCGATATCGATCTGTCAGAGACGTCGATCCCGTTGAGTATCGTCGCGGCAGATCTGAAGAGTGGTCATCGCGTCGTCCTGGAGCGCGGCCCGCTGCGAAAAGCGATCTTGGCATCCACAGCGATCCCCGGCTTTTTTCCTCCGATCCAATGGGACGACATGTTGTTGTCCGACATCGGCGTGTTGGATGCGATCCCGTTGTCGATCGCAAAATCGTATGCGTCGGATTTGACGATCGGAGTCGACGTCGGCAGCTCGGTGCAGCGGATCGACACGTTCGGGACCGCAATCGACGTGGTGATGCGGATGGAAGAGATCGGCGAGCGGCTCTGTCGTCGCCACTCGTTGCCCCATGCCGACATTCTGATTCGCCCCGATGTCGGATACCGACCGTGGTACGATTTCACCGAACCCACCGCGTTGATTCACTCGGGTTTGCAGGCGGCCAGAGCAGCACTCCGGCACGTGATTTCGGTCCGCGGTGCAGGCTGA
- the egtB gene encoding ergothioneine biosynthesis protein EgtB, giving the protein MDTNSGTVAVHNAHAADELIDRFFRVRGFSEQIAEPLSPEDCLIQSMDDASPIRWHLAHTTWFFETFLLKRDGEYRPFDECFEYLFNSYYNSVGEQYPRGKRGLISRPGLEETLEYRSHVDQAMRSLVDGHDLTDQERLVLEIGIHHEQQHQELMLTDLKHALSCNPLAPVYRDGACEDLDAAVGQSWVDFDPGVVRIGHDGDSFCFDNERPRHRVFLEPFQIADRCVTNREYLEFMEDGGYARPEFWLSLGWATVNEQGWQAPLYWQKDGSRWSQFTLSGRKPIRLDQPVCHVSYFEADAYARWAGCRLATEAEWEHAVCRQLEAPFSASQRGNWSDDLIRSGRCIHPKLSGTESHLNPESRLGEIDRDDAGQPSLADAMGNVWEWTSSHYSAYPGYRAPAGALGEYNGKFMCNVFVLKGGSCATPSGHVRPTYRNFFAPQSRWQFTGIRLARS; this is encoded by the coding sequence ATGGACACCAACAGCGGGACGGTGGCGGTCCACAACGCGCACGCTGCGGATGAATTGATCGACCGGTTCTTTCGGGTCCGCGGGTTTTCCGAACAGATTGCCGAGCCGCTATCGCCCGAAGACTGTCTTATTCAGTCGATGGACGATGCCAGCCCGATCCGTTGGCATCTGGCGCACACGACGTGGTTCTTTGAAACGTTTCTGCTGAAACGCGACGGAGAGTATCGGCCGTTTGATGAATGTTTCGAGTATTTATTCAATTCCTATTACAACAGTGTCGGCGAGCAATACCCACGGGGAAAACGCGGCTTGATCTCTCGTCCCGGTCTGGAGGAGACGCTCGAGTATCGGAGCCACGTCGATCAAGCGATGCGGTCGCTCGTTGATGGCCATGATCTGACCGACCAGGAGCGGCTGGTGTTGGAGATCGGAATCCATCACGAGCAACAGCATCAGGAATTGATGCTGACCGATCTCAAGCACGCGTTGTCGTGCAATCCGCTGGCACCGGTCTATCGCGACGGAGCGTGTGAAGACCTGGACGCAGCGGTCGGCCAGTCGTGGGTCGATTTTGATCCCGGCGTGGTGCGAATCGGACACGACGGCGACTCGTTTTGCTTCGACAACGAACGGCCACGACACCGTGTTTTTTTGGAACCGTTTCAAATCGCCGATCGCTGTGTGACCAACCGCGAGTATCTGGAATTCATGGAAGACGGCGGCTACGCTCGGCCGGAATTTTGGTTGTCGCTGGGATGGGCGACGGTCAACGAACAGGGCTGGCAAGCGCCGTTGTATTGGCAGAAAGACGGTTCGCGCTGGTCGCAGTTCACGTTGTCCGGACGCAAGCCGATCCGGCTGGACCAGCCCGTCTGCCATGTCAGCTATTTCGAAGCCGACGCGTATGCCCGCTGGGCCGGCTGCCGATTGGCAACCGAAGCCGAATGGGAACACGCCGTTTGCCGCCAACTGGAGGCCCCGTTCTCGGCATCGCAACGGGGCAATTGGAGCGACGACCTGATCCGCAGCGGTCGCTGCATTCACCCCAAGTTGTCTGGCACGGAAAGTCACCTGAACCCCGAATCCCGACTCGGCGAGATCGACCGTGACGACGCGGGCCAACCTTCCTTGGCCGACGCGATGGGCAACGTCTGGGAATGGACCAGCAGCCACTACTCGGCTTACCCCGGCTACCGGGCACCGGCGGGTGCGTTGGGTGAATACAACGGAAAATTCATGTGCAACGTCTTCGTGCTCAAGGGCGGATCGTGCGCGACACCGTCAGGCCATGTGCGGCCGACCTATCGCAATTTCTTCGCCCCCCAGTCTCGCTGGCAATTCACCGGCATCCGCTTGGCACGTTCCTAA
- a CDS encoding 3-hydroxyacyl-CoA dehydrogenase NAD-binding domain-containing protein: MTHQQLNHFTLSLDDSGIYRVALDVPGRPMNVLDENVMGELEQIVNELETRSDVKLVVFKSTKESGFLAGADVEAIELIDSTEQADRLMKQGQQLFERIETLPMPTLAVLHGPCLGGGLELALACDYRIARDNSSTKIGLPEIKLGLIPGWGGTQRLPRRVGLKHALSMILSGKHLSAREAMKIGLVDRAIPPDQWRDEVVRVIDTLVRGGSLRRTRLSTEWIGRWFERLPLVRNMMVTVTEKRLAGKSKNYPALGAAIRAIVDGYQRDVDGFETERREFCQLINTPTCRQLLRLFFSRERARDMQTWAPNSLRLIHGDPIRRLGVIGAGAMGAGIAQAAAIRGYGVHIKEVDADAVGQGSARVDRLISKYSRHKQWNEFREGELRDRITLGTDFHLFANVDCVIEAVVERMDVKQHVLAEAEKEIGKSAILATNTSSLSVTEMAQSLSRPDHFAGLHFFNPVHRMELVEVVRGEQTSDATIAQLVSFVRALGKTPIVTSDSPGFLVNRILFPYLGEAILMVREGHAVGTIDRELRHFGMPMGPLQLLDHVGLDVALHVARSLGAVMRDVDDVIEVLTPLVQRNQIGLKSKRGFYDYRGKKPQPRQTSEVVDFMVEPASQERFTPDGLSDIQRRLVYPMLAEAIRCEDERVVEHAWAIDLAMVLGTGFAPHRGGPLSVVEQIGTQTVLANMEHLRLQHGERFTPPEKLLLGAKQ, encoded by the coding sequence ATGACTCATCAACAACTCAACCATTTTACCCTCTCCCTGGACGATTCCGGCATTTACCGAGTCGCGCTCGACGTTCCCGGCCGACCGATGAACGTGTTGGACGAAAACGTGATGGGGGAACTGGAACAAATCGTCAACGAATTGGAAACCCGCAGCGACGTCAAACTGGTGGTTTTCAAAAGCACCAAAGAGAGCGGTTTTCTGGCGGGCGCCGACGTCGAGGCGATTGAATTGATCGACTCGACCGAGCAAGCGGATCGCTTGATGAAGCAAGGACAGCAACTCTTTGAGCGGATCGAAACACTGCCGATGCCGACGCTTGCTGTCTTGCATGGCCCCTGTCTGGGCGGCGGATTGGAACTCGCGTTGGCCTGCGATTATCGGATCGCTCGTGACAACAGCAGCACCAAAATCGGTCTGCCGGAAATCAAACTCGGGTTGATCCCCGGTTGGGGTGGCACCCAGCGATTGCCGCGACGCGTCGGACTCAAACACGCCCTGTCGATGATCCTGTCGGGCAAACACCTGTCTGCGCGCGAGGCAATGAAGATCGGTCTGGTCGACCGGGCGATCCCGCCGGACCAGTGGCGGGACGAGGTCGTGCGAGTGATCGACACGCTGGTGCGCGGCGGATCCTTGCGTCGGACGCGATTGAGTACCGAGTGGATCGGCCGTTGGTTCGAGCGACTGCCGCTGGTGCGCAACATGATGGTCACGGTGACGGAGAAACGCCTGGCCGGCAAGTCAAAAAATTACCCCGCGCTGGGTGCGGCGATTCGCGCGATCGTCGACGGCTACCAGCGGGACGTCGATGGCTTTGAAACCGAACGCCGCGAATTTTGTCAGCTGATCAACACGCCGACCTGTCGCCAACTGTTGCGGCTGTTTTTCTCCCGTGAACGCGCCCGCGACATGCAAACCTGGGCGCCCAATTCGCTGCGTCTGATTCACGGCGACCCGATCCGACGACTGGGTGTAATCGGCGCCGGCGCGATGGGGGCCGGGATCGCTCAGGCCGCGGCCATTCGCGGCTACGGAGTCCACATCAAGGAGGTCGATGCCGACGCGGTGGGGCAGGGTTCCGCACGGGTCGACCGGCTGATTTCGAAGTACAGTCGGCATAAACAATGGAATGAATTTCGTGAAGGTGAACTGCGTGACCGCATCACCCTCGGGACCGATTTTCATCTGTTTGCGAACGTCGACTGCGTGATCGAAGCGGTCGTCGAACGGATGGATGTCAAACAGCATGTGCTGGCGGAGGCTGAAAAGGAGATCGGCAAATCGGCAATCCTCGCCACCAACACGTCCTCGTTGTCGGTCACCGAAATGGCCCAGTCGCTCAGTCGGCCGGATCATTTCGCCGGCTTGCACTTCTTCAATCCGGTCCACCGCATGGAATTGGTCGAGGTGGTACGCGGCGAACAGACCAGCGATGCGACGATTGCTCAACTGGTTTCCTTCGTGCGAGCGTTGGGCAAGACACCGATCGTCACCTCGGATTCGCCGGGGTTCCTGGTCAATCGCATCCTGTTCCCCTACCTGGGCGAAGCCATTTTGATGGTCCGCGAGGGGCACGCCGTAGGAACGATCGATCGTGAGCTGCGCCATTTCGGCATGCCGATGGGTCCGCTTCAATTGCTCGACCATGTCGGCTTGGACGTCGCACTGCATGTCGCCCGATCGCTCGGGGCGGTGATGCGTGACGTCGATGATGTGATCGAAGTTCTGACGCCCCTGGTGCAGCGGAATCAAATCGGGTTGAAATCCAAGCGGGGCTTCTATGACTACCGCGGCAAGAAACCGCAACCGCGCCAGACGTCTGAAGTCGTGGATTTCATGGTGGAACCGGCATCGCAGGAACGTTTCACCCCCGACGGGCTGTCCGACATTCAGCGACGGCTCGTGTATCCGATGTTGGCCGAAGCCATTCGTTGCGAAGACGAACGGGTCGTCGAACACGCTTGGGCGATCGACCTGGCCATGGTTCTGGGAACCGGGTTTGCGCCTCACCGAGGCGGCCCGCTGAGCGTGGTCGAGCAAATCGGGACGCAGACCGTGCTGGCAAACATGGAACATCTGCGTTTGCAACACGGCGAACGATTTACTCCACCGGAAAAGCTTTTACTGGGAGCGAAACAATGA
- a CDS encoding RNA polymerase sigma factor encodes MASTSGKTSETSPNRLDVQHWYRRIYAFCQARLISDSDSEDAVQETFARAIKHFPELRTHDAVGGWLRRIAHNVCVDMIRRQQIRRTDPVDVHALPHEAPPDPAADRDQREHLMRLIRALPQSQREIILLYYYESMTYDQIAAWLGIARSTVCDRLNRARQTLKSELTTTGGAP; translated from the coding sequence ATGGCTTCGACGTCGGGGAAGACCAGCGAAACCTCGCCGAACCGGTTGGACGTCCAACATTGGTACCGACGGATTTACGCGTTTTGCCAGGCGCGGTTGATTTCCGATTCCGATAGCGAAGACGCGGTGCAAGAAACCTTCGCTCGGGCGATCAAGCATTTCCCCGAACTCCGTACGCATGACGCGGTCGGAGGTTGGTTACGAAGGATCGCACACAACGTCTGTGTCGACATGATTCGCCGCCAACAGATACGCCGCACCGATCCGGTCGACGTTCACGCCCTTCCGCACGAAGCGCCCCCAGACCCGGCCGCCGACCGTGATCAACGAGAACACCTGATGCGATTGATCCGTGCTCTGCCCCAGTCGCAACGCGAGATCATCTTGTTGTACTACTACGAGAGCATGACGTACGACCAGATCGCCGCGTGGCTGGGCATCGCACGATCGACGGTGTGTGACCGTCTCAATCGCGCTCGACAAACGCTCAAATCCGAATTGACCACAACGGGAGGTGCACCATGA
- a CDS encoding AMP-binding protein, whose amino-acid sequence MVGPSGNDQPTSASNDAKDRLIRPSADELGALRERVGEERRSSALHSARGLSSYRNCPAFGLLQHAAEQLPDRLALIYGNARWTYRDLNSDAVRAAAMLQRLGVRPGDRVGLLLPNVPEYIIAANAIWRAGGIVLAISPLMVPGEVDALLRKTKCRHVICLDLLSNLLPDSSSKEPGRESPLRTTLLVSIRKQLPAHEQLGYLIKRGYQWLQARPQSSSNRVGWFWEEISTIERAWQPITIDPASDPAYILPTGGTTGSPKAVTLSHQNLVANAWQQYVWTRRSFGEETMLGVLPFFHSYGMSATVMGGAAMAATLVLHHRFNTNKTIQLIETHRPSVFHAVPAMLVAMNARLREFPSDKLDSLRWIISGGASLEESVAREFTEHCRHGHDENQHQGPQVVEGFGLSEASPVTHVGHLFHEPIYGRIGLPLPMTECRIVDANADTDADINAGEPETIVADGEVGELCVRGPQVMLGYWGDHDATRLAIRDGWLHTGDLAIRHDDGWYSIVGRKKDLIITSGFNVYPSEVESVLCLAENVKDAAVVAMPDEVRGEAVHAFIVTVDGSPPDIEALEEHCRNHLSAHKRPRAYTHCPDDLPRNFLGKVIRRELRETQAIDN is encoded by the coding sequence ATGGTTGGACCGAGCGGAAACGATCAACCGACTTCGGCATCGAATGATGCCAAGGACCGATTGATCCGTCCTAGTGCTGACGAATTGGGGGCGTTGCGCGAACGGGTCGGCGAAGAACGCCGATCGTCGGCGCTTCATTCGGCGCGTGGTTTGTCGAGCTATCGCAATTGTCCCGCCTTCGGGTTGTTACAACACGCCGCCGAACAGCTGCCCGACCGATTGGCGTTGATTTATGGAAACGCCCGTTGGACGTACCGCGATTTAAATTCGGACGCGGTCCGCGCCGCAGCGATGCTGCAACGCTTGGGCGTTCGTCCGGGTGATCGTGTCGGATTGTTATTGCCCAACGTTCCCGAATATATCATCGCCGCCAACGCAATCTGGCGTGCCGGCGGCATCGTGTTGGCAATCAGTCCGCTGATGGTTCCCGGAGAAGTCGATGCGTTGCTGCGAAAAACCAAGTGTCGACACGTCATCTGTTTGGATCTGCTGTCCAACCTCCTCCCCGATTCATCGAGCAAAGAACCGGGGCGTGAATCTCCGCTTCGAACGACGTTGTTGGTTTCGATCCGCAAACAGTTGCCCGCGCATGAACAACTCGGGTACCTGATCAAACGTGGTTACCAATGGTTGCAAGCGCGGCCACAAAGCTCAAGCAATCGTGTCGGCTGGTTTTGGGAAGAGATCTCGACGATCGAACGCGCTTGGCAGCCGATCACGATCGACCCGGCTTCGGATCCCGCCTACATCCTGCCGACCGGTGGCACGACCGGATCCCCCAAGGCGGTGACGTTGAGTCACCAGAACCTGGTCGCCAACGCTTGGCAACAATACGTCTGGACTCGGCGTTCCTTCGGCGAGGAAACGATGCTGGGTGTGTTGCCGTTTTTCCACAGCTACGGCATGTCGGCGACGGTGATGGGCGGCGCGGCGATGGCGGCAACGCTGGTGTTGCACCATCGTTTCAACACGAACAAGACGATCCAATTGATCGAGACGCATCGACCGAGTGTGTTTCATGCCGTCCCGGCGATGCTGGTGGCGATGAACGCCCGACTGCGTGAATTTCCGAGCGACAAATTGGATTCGTTGCGTTGGATCATTTCCGGGGGGGCGTCGTTGGAGGAATCCGTGGCCCGTGAATTCACGGAGCACTGTCGCCATGGGCACGACGAAAACCAACACCAAGGGCCCCAAGTCGTGGAAGGATTCGGGCTCAGCGAAGCGTCGCCGGTGACCCATGTCGGCCACTTGTTCCACGAACCGATCTATGGCCGAATCGGATTGCCGTTGCCAATGACGGAATGTCGGATCGTGGATGCCAATGCCGACACCGATGCCGACATCAATGCCGGTGAACCGGAAACCATCGTTGCCGACGGAGAGGTCGGCGAGTTATGCGTTCGTGGCCCACAGGTGATGCTCGGTTATTGGGGCGACCACGACGCGACTCGCCTGGCGATTCGAGACGGCTGGCTGCACACCGGAGATTTGGCGATCCGGCATGACGATGGCTGGTACAGCATCGTGGGCCGAAAAAAGGACTTGATCATCACGTCGGGCTTCAACGTGTACCCGAGCGAAGTCGAGTCGGTGTTGTGCCTCGCGGAAAACGTCAAGGATGCAGCGGTCGTCGCCATGCCGGACGAGGTTCGCGGCGAGGCGGTCCACGCTTTTATCGTCACCGTCGATGGTTCGCCCCCCGACATCGAAGCGTTGGAAGAGCACTGTCGCAATCACCTTTCGGCACACAAACGGCCGCGGGCATACACCCATTGTCCCGACGATTTGCCGCGCAACTTTTTGGGCAAGGTGATCCGGCGCGAGCTGCGCGAGACACAGGCAATCGACAACTAG
- a CDS encoding thiolase family protein, whose amino-acid sequence MIQSESHSQPIAVLAGARTPLSKAFTDLADVSAVQLGTHAVTAAVTRAAAKTDAMDLDQIDELVMGNVAGPPDAANIARVIALSAGLPKERIAHTVNRNCASGMESIFAAWDAIARGRASIVVSGGTESMSQVPLLFRRDAARHWMRLARSKTIWQKLQTLAAFRPRHFKPVVGIQLGLTDPVSGLNMGETAEVLAREFGISREEQDAFALLSHQRASAAREECFLSGEIAEIQTDAGVVAKDNGPRQGQSLEQLARLKPLFDAGGSVTAGNSCPLTDGAAALVLSDLSTAERFEQPLGYITDYAVAGCDPHRMGLGPVYATAKLLANSGMSLADFDLIELNEAFAAQVIACEIAAASKSFASEELGRHQPLGELSREVMNIHGGSIALGHPVGMTGTRLVLTLLRALRKRGKRIGLATLCVGGGQGVAMIVRTHLED is encoded by the coding sequence ATGATTCAATCAGAATCCCATTCACAACCGATTGCCGTGCTTGCCGGTGCACGCACGCCGCTGTCCAAGGCGTTTACCGATTTGGCGGACGTCAGCGCCGTCCAGCTCGGCACCCACGCGGTCACGGCTGCGGTCACCCGTGCAGCGGCCAAAACCGACGCCATGGACCTCGACCAGATCGACGAACTGGTGATGGGCAACGTGGCCGGACCGCCGGATGCGGCAAACATCGCCCGCGTGATCGCGCTCTCGGCCGGTCTGCCCAAGGAACGCATCGCGCACACCGTCAATCGCAATTGCGCCTCGGGGATGGAGTCGATCTTTGCCGCCTGGGATGCGATCGCCCGCGGTCGTGCCTCGATCGTCGTCAGCGGCGGAACGGAATCGATGTCCCAGGTCCCGCTGCTGTTTCGACGCGACGCGGCCAGGCACTGGATGCGTTTGGCGCGCAGCAAAACCATCTGGCAGAAACTTCAAACCCTCGCCGCGTTTCGGCCGCGACATTTCAAACCCGTCGTCGGAATTCAGCTGGGGCTGACCGACCCGGTGTCGGGTTTGAACATGGGCGAAACGGCCGAGGTGCTGGCCAGAGAGTTTGGGATCAGCCGCGAGGAGCAGGACGCGTTTGCGCTATTAAGCCATCAACGGGCGTCGGCGGCCCGCGAAGAATGTTTCTTGTCGGGCGAAATCGCCGAGATCCAAACGGACGCCGGCGTCGTCGCCAAAGACAATGGCCCGCGACAGGGACAATCCCTCGAACAGCTCGCCCGCTTGAAACCCCTGTTCGACGCCGGAGGCAGCGTGACCGCGGGCAACAGTTGTCCGTTGACCGATGGCGCCGCGGCGTTGGTGTTGAGCGACCTGTCGACCGCGGAGCGCTTCGAGCAACCGCTGGGCTACATCACCGACTACGCGGTCGCCGGTTGCGATCCCCATCGCATGGGCCTGGGGCCGGTTTACGCGACGGCCAAGCTGTTGGCCAACAGCGGCATGTCGTTGGCGGATTTTGATTTGATCGAACTGAACGAGGCTTTTGCGGCACAGGTGATCGCCTGCGAGATCGCGGCGGCGTCGAAATCATTCGCATCGGAGGAACTGGGACGCCACCAACCGCTCGGCGAGTTGTCGCGCGAGGTGATGAACATTCACGGCGGCTCGATCGCCTTGGGACACCCCGTCGGAATGACCGGAACGCGGCTCGTTTTGACGCTGCTGCGGGCGCTGCGGAAACGCGGCAAACGAATCGGCCTGGCGACGTTGTGCGTCGGCGGAGGCCAGGGTGTGGCAATGATCGTCCGAACCCATCTGGAGGACTGA